From the Armatimonadota bacterium genome, one window contains:
- a CDS encoding polyprenyl synthetase family protein: MRTSAFFETVAGRPSGDALEKVFQVVATVEDLLQSEMRSDVESVEACCRQTLKGGGKRLRPALAVMAARATGGEYDSEAMIRVAAALEMIHMATLVHDDVIDGSDTRRGLPTASAIYGNTAAILSGDVLLSKAMRLLAENSTLEIIQMVSQAVVEMAEGEVRELEMRGDFDLDEEDHFKILEMKTAAFIEVCCRVGARMSAASEEAEEAIGLFGQRVGMAFQIADDLLDYRGDESKTGKPAASDFRDGQATLPLILLRPMLTDEETEFARTRFGDSVSSSDVDTICSWMDKHGVFERAADRAQTFVDESVIALDLLPTSPDRELLSSVAHYIVERDA, encoded by the coding sequence ATGAGAACTTCCGCGTTCTTCGAAACGGTCGCAGGGCGGCCCTCTGGCGACGCTCTTGAAAAGGTATTTCAGGTCGTCGCGACGGTCGAAGATCTGCTCCAATCCGAGATGCGTTCGGACGTCGAGTCGGTGGAGGCCTGCTGCCGCCAAACCCTGAAAGGCGGAGGCAAGCGACTCCGGCCTGCGCTGGCCGTAATGGCGGCGAGGGCGACCGGAGGCGAGTACGACAGCGAGGCCATGATCCGCGTAGCCGCCGCGCTTGAGATGATCCACATGGCGACGCTCGTTCACGACGACGTGATCGACGGCTCAGACACCCGTCGCGGCCTGCCTACGGCCAGCGCGATTTACGGCAACACAGCGGCGATACTCAGCGGCGACGTTCTGCTGTCGAAAGCGATGAGGCTGCTCGCCGAGAACTCGACGCTGGAGATCATACAAATGGTGAGCCAGGCCGTCGTGGAGATGGCTGAGGGCGAGGTCAGAGAGTTGGAGATGCGCGGCGACTTCGACTTGGACGAAGAAGACCACTTCAAAATCCTTGAAATGAAAACCGCTGCCTTTATCGAGGTGTGCTGTCGCGTTGGCGCGCGAATGTCCGCCGCGAGCGAGGAGGCCGAGGAGGCAATCGGGTTGTTCGGCCAGCGCGTCGGGATGGCGTTCCAAATCGCAGACGATCTGCTCGACTACAGGGGCGATGAGTCGAAGACAGGCAAGCCCGCCGCCAGCGACTTTCGCGATGGGCAAGCGACTCTGCCGCTCATTCTGCTGCGCCCGATGCTCACTGATGAAGAGACCGAGTTCGCAAGGACGCGTTTCGGGGACTCCGTGTCAAGCAGCGACGTTGACACGATCTGCTCTTGGATGGACAAGCACGGCGTGTTCGAGCGTGCTGCCGACCGGGCTCAAACTTTCGTCGACGAATCTGTCATTGCGCTAGACCTGTTGCCGACATCGCCCGACCGCGAGCTTCTGTCGTCGGTAGCCCACTACATCGTAGAGCGGGACGCGTGA
- the ubiE gene encoding bifunctional demethylmenaquinone methyltransferase/2-methoxy-6-polyprenyl-1,4-benzoquinol methylase UbiE: MSSKAETTPWLAEGDDKRQLIRTMFADIAPSYDLLNGLISLRQHKRWRRKAVAAIQPATGDTALDLCTGTGDFLLPLRRAVGSSGTVIGIDFCQAMLQRAVKKLRGRAWLGLADAGRLPLCSRSVSVVTVGWGLRNVPDVSSVLAEIARVLKPGGRMVSLDMAQPHNPILARLSDVAFHRCVPLVGRLFGKGEAYTYLPKSTKRFLSREEMQSAMERAGFDHVEHRDFYLGNVCMHWGCKR; encoded by the coding sequence ATGAGCAGCAAAGCTGAGACGACCCCGTGGTTGGCAGAGGGCGACGACAAGAGGCAACTTATCCGTACCATGTTTGCCGACATCGCGCCGAGCTACGACCTGCTCAACGGCCTGATCTCGCTGAGGCAGCACAAGCGATGGCGGCGCAAGGCGGTGGCTGCAATCCAACCCGCGACCGGCGATACCGCGCTAGACCTGTGCACCGGCACCGGCGACTTCCTGCTCCCGCTGCGCCGCGCCGTGGGCTCGAGCGGCACCGTGATCGGAATCGACTTCTGCCAGGCAATGTTGCAAAGGGCGGTCAAGAAGCTGCGAGGGCGGGCGTGGCTAGGCCTTGCCGATGCTGGGCGACTACCCCTCTGTTCCCGGTCCGTCAGCGTGGTGACCGTTGGTTGGGGACTGCGAAACGTTCCGGACGTCTCGTCGGTTCTCGCGGAGATCGCTAGAGTGCTGAAGCCGGGGGGTCGAATGGTCTCGCTTGACATGGCGCAGCCGCACAACCCGATCCTTGCCCGGCTGAGCGACGTTGCGTTCCACCGCTGCGTTCCGCTCGTCGGTCGGCTGTTCGGCAAGGGAGAGGCGTACACTTACCTGCCAAAGAGCACCAAGCGATTCTTATCTAGAGAGGAGATGCAGTCGGCAATGGAGCGGGCTGGCTTCGATCACGTCGAACACAGGGATTTCTATCTTGGCAACGTCTGCATGCACTGGGGCTGCAAGCGATGA
- a CDS encoding nucleotidyltransferase family protein: MRWGVVVAAGGLVPDPLAGALGTPRKALAVIKGRTSLARTLDAIRDAGYDNCVTVSGEDVRDEVHFGKLVTEGDSQIENVRIATEALGPADAVLFLPADAPLLTADSLTQFVAAVEGRRDEEQVRWFAAGLCEHKQFSAKYPGFPIHPIRLRDGAFVSGALYAASPAGFLHAVNEIDRFARSRKSQLAMLWKLGPWAVICYLMHRISIADAERRVGGLMGGQAMIITGCDPCMVADIDDVATYDEIRVIANLTDSIAGEE; encoded by the coding sequence ATGAGATGGGGCGTCGTCGTCGCTGCGGGAGGACTGGTGCCCGATCCGCTGGCTGGAGCGCTCGGCACCCCTCGCAAGGCGCTGGCCGTGATCAAAGGCAGGACGTCGCTTGCACGGACGCTGGATGCGATCCGAGACGCAGGCTACGACAACTGCGTGACGGTGAGCGGAGAGGACGTCCGTGACGAGGTCCACTTCGGAAAACTAGTGACCGAGGGCGACTCGCAGATCGAAAACGTGCGCATTGCCACCGAGGCGCTCGGTCCTGCCGACGCAGTCCTGTTCTTGCCCGCCGATGCACCGCTGCTCACGGCTGATAGCCTAACTCAGTTCGTGGCGGCAGTCGAGGGCCGGCGCGACGAAGAGCAGGTGCGATGGTTCGCTGCCGGCCTGTGCGAGCACAAGCAGTTTAGCGCCAAGTACCCCGGCTTTCCGATTCATCCGATTCGCCTGCGGGACGGGGCGTTCGTGTCCGGCGCACTGTACGCTGCGTCTCCGGCGGGCTTTTTGCACGCGGTCAACGAGATCGACCGGTTCGCACGATCGCGCAAGAGCCAGTTGGCGATGCTCTGGAAGCTGGGCCCGTGGGCGGTCATCTGTTATCTGATGCATCGCATATCGATCGCCGATGCCGAGCGCCGGGTGGGCGGCCTGATGGGCGGGCAGGCGATGATCATCACCGGCTGCGACCCGTGCATGGTCGCCGATATCGACGACGTGGCGACTTACGATGAGATCCGAGTTATCGCAAACCTCACGGACTCCATAGCAGGCGAGGAGTAG
- a CDS encoding family 78 glycoside hydrolase catalytic domain produces the protein MSGLQGAWGAKWIGYTQHPAGDAGVFVFRRTLLCRAAVPRLPIRVSADQRYKLYVNGRFVGEGPQRGDLQHWHYESYDLAPFLRDGGNTIVALVWNFGRYAPMAQHSARLGFVLSGGDVSTPEDWQVVKVPGWGFDMLHSLVGPFYIDVGPGEIIDARDIPAELASGEECGLDWKEPNEICEAVERGGGGGGTPWMLVPRSIPAMRREPFGGTISVCDIASGERAAFQSEKIRPGEPLLLDFGELLNAYPSFKFSGVTGTQVSVTYTEALVGQDGAKGNRSEFVGKTVSGYQDKFVFDGDVRAFAPLWWRTFRYVQIESDGQAELLGVTANETGYPLSVAGSFESDHPSTKDIWEVAVRTVERCAGETYFDCPYYEQLQYAGDARIQALIGYYLSKDRALQRNAVEQISWSQMPDGLMQSRYPSRQPQVIPPFSLWWIMMLYDQWLYDRVRIPSRMIEQAHEVLGAWDRLIEGNQDEAFWTFADWVPEWKWGEPPGRARSSVHLFTKWMAEAALARIEGAEHRLRAIRHSLQTADRSEAGLAFHPQDPARQPSEHAAAVFRIAQSIAGMTPDPWPAKALEGGAHSTYYFSYYNHIAQRPADYVAELGPWEEMVKNGLSTFAEGPEPARSDCHAWSAHPILGFFQIVAGVTSIEEGWRKARIAPRSGRLRAFRASIPHPDGELVVSLSDGRLEVCCPVPATVVWADEEREIEPGKYSF, from the coding sequence ATGTCTGGGCTGCAGGGCGCTTGGGGCGCAAAGTGGATCGGATACACGCAACATCCGGCGGGCGACGCTGGCGTCTTCGTCTTTCGGCGCACACTGCTCTGCCGTGCCGCGGTGCCGAGACTGCCGATTCGCGTCAGCGCCGACCAGCGGTACAAGCTGTACGTCAACGGTCGGTTCGTCGGCGAAGGCCCGCAGCGCGGGGACCTCCAACACTGGCACTACGAAAGCTACGATCTGGCCCCGTTTCTGCGAGACGGGGGGAACACGATCGTCGCGCTGGTGTGGAACTTTGGGCGGTACGCACCCATGGCACAGCATTCGGCGCGACTGGGCTTCGTGCTGAGCGGTGGCGACGTTTCGACTCCAGAGGATTGGCAGGTCGTCAAGGTCCCTGGCTGGGGTTTTGACATGCTACACAGCCTAGTCGGGCCGTTCTACATCGACGTCGGCCCCGGCGAGATCATCGACGCAAGGGACATACCGGCCGAGCTTGCGTCCGGCGAGGAGTGCGGGCTGGACTGGAAGGAGCCGAACGAGATATGCGAAGCCGTCGAACGAGGCGGCGGAGGCGGTGGCACGCCTTGGATGCTCGTGCCGCGGAGTATTCCGGCTATGCGCCGCGAACCGTTTGGTGGCACGATCTCCGTCTGCGACATCGCCTCGGGCGAGCGTGCCGCGTTTCAGTCGGAGAAGATTCGCCCAGGTGAGCCGCTGCTCTTGGATTTTGGCGAGTTGCTGAACGCCTATCCTAGTTTCAAGTTCAGCGGGGTCACCGGTACGCAAGTCTCGGTCACCTATACGGAGGCGCTTGTTGGGCAAGACGGCGCGAAGGGCAACAGGAGCGAGTTCGTTGGCAAGACCGTCTCCGGGTACCAGGACAAGTTTGTTTTCGACGGTGACGTTCGAGCCTTTGCTCCGCTGTGGTGGAGGACGTTTCGGTACGTACAGATCGAATCAGACGGGCAGGCCGAGCTACTGGGCGTGACGGCGAATGAGACGGGGTATCCGCTGTCCGTTGCTGGCAGTTTCGAGTCCGATCATCCGAGCACGAAAGACATCTGGGAGGTCGCGGTTCGCACGGTTGAGCGATGCGCTGGCGAGACGTATTTCGACTGCCCGTACTATGAGCAGCTTCAGTACGCGGGGGACGCGAGGATCCAGGCGCTGATCGGCTACTACCTCTCCAAGGATCGCGCTCTCCAGCGAAACGCCGTCGAACAGATCTCATGGTCGCAGATGCCCGACGGCCTCATGCAGAGCCGGTACCCGAGTCGGCAGCCACAGGTAATCCCGCCGTTCAGCCTCTGGTGGATCATGATGCTGTACGACCAGTGGCTGTACGACCGAGTTCGGATTCCGTCGCGAATGATCGAGCAGGCGCACGAAGTGCTCGGAGCGTGGGACCGACTGATCGAGGGGAATCAAGACGAAGCGTTTTGGACGTTCGCGGACTGGGTTCCGGAGTGGAAATGGGGCGAGCCACCGGGACGCGCGCGCTCATCGGTGCATCTGTTTACCAAATGGATGGCCGAGGCGGCGCTCGCGCGGATCGAAGGCGCGGAGCATCGGCTTCGTGCTATCCGTCACTCATTGCAAACTGCCGACCGCTCGGAGGCTGGGCTGGCGTTCCACCCGCAAGACCCGGCCCGCCAGCCGAGCGAACACGCGGCAGCAGTGTTCCGCATCGCGCAATCGATCGCCGGGATGACTCCCGACCCGTGGCCGGCGAAAGCCCTTGAGGGTGGCGCTCACAGCACGTACTACTTCAGCTACTACAACCACATCGCCCAGCGACCGGCGGACTACGTCGCCGAGCTGGGGCCCTGGGAGGAGATGGTCAAGAACGGATTGAGTACGTTTGCTGAAGGCCCGGAGCCAGCCCGCTCTGACTGCCACGCCTGGTCGGCACACCCGATCCTCGGGTTTTTCCAGATCGTCGCCGGGGTGACGAGCATCGAAGAGGGCTGGAGAAAGGCGCGGATCGCACCCCGTTCCGGCCGCCTCAGGGCCTTTCGAGCATCGATACCGCACCCCGACGGCGAACTCGTTGTGAGCCTCTCTGACGGCCGGCTCGAAGTCTGCTGTCCCGTGCCTGCGACCGTTGTTTGGGCTGATGAAGAGCGCGAAATTGAACCTGGCAAGTACAGTTTCTAA
- a CDS encoding 6,7-dimethyl-8-ribityllumazine synthase, with protein sequence MKTIGGNRDASGKRVGIVVCRWNEYVNQMLLDGALDELKTHGDPEVMVVKIPGTWEIPVTVQALIENDQVDAVIALGTILQGATAHAEMLAEDVSSALMKLQVETKTPISWGILTPESQEQAIERAGMKLGNKGREAALAAVEMLSVLDALRSK encoded by the coding sequence ATGAAGACCATCGGCGGCAACAGGGATGCGTCGGGAAAGCGGGTGGGCATCGTCGTCTGCCGCTGGAACGAGTACGTCAACCAGATGCTGCTCGACGGGGCGCTGGACGAGCTGAAGACCCACGGCGACCCGGAGGTGATGGTCGTAAAGATCCCCGGCACGTGGGAGATACCGGTCACCGTCCAAGCGCTGATCGAAAACGACCAAGTCGACGCCGTGATCGCCCTCGGGACGATCCTGCAAGGGGCGACCGCGCACGCCGAAATGCTCGCCGAAGACGTCAGCTCCGCACTGATGAAGCTACAGGTCGAGACCAAGACGCCAATCTCGTGGGGCATCCTGACGCCGGAATCGCAGGAACAGGCTATCGAGCGAGCCGGCATGAAGCTCGGCAACAAGGGCCGCGAGGCAGCGCTCGCCGCAGTCGAAATGCTCAGCGTGCTCGACGCGCTCCGAAGCAAGTAG
- a CDS encoding O-methyltransferase — MPEFPYADLKPYLDGLVPERHPELQKMEAYAAENDFPIVGPASGQFCYMVAKMLGATAVFELGSGFGYSTAWFARAVNENGGGVVHHVVWDEELSAMARKHLAAMGFPATDSGQNAQTMINYTVGEAVAAFKGYDTQFDLVFNDIDKVGYPDTVEVVEQRLRTGGGFITDNAIWGGRVLTGDDDPETAAILKFTQMLTQSPKWDTTLLPIRDGLLLAIKR, encoded by the coding sequence ATGCCTGAGTTCCCGTACGCCGACCTGAAGCCGTACCTGGACGGCCTCGTGCCCGAACGGCATCCCGAGCTTCAGAAGATGGAGGCGTACGCGGCTGAGAACGACTTCCCGATCGTCGGTCCGGCCTCGGGCCAGTTCTGCTACATGGTCGCCAAGATGCTCGGCGCCACAGCAGTCTTCGAACTTGGTTCGGGGTTCGGGTATTCGACGGCGTGGTTCGCTCGGGCTGTCAACGAGAACGGCGGCGGCGTAGTGCACCACGTCGTCTGGGACGAGGAACTGTCCGCGATGGCCCGCAAGCATCTGGCTGCGATGGGGTTCCCGGCGACGGACTCCGGCCAGAACGCCCAGACGATGATCAACTATACGGTCGGGGAGGCGGTAGCCGCGTTCAAGGGTTACGACACGCAGTTCGACCTGGTCTTCAACGACATCGACAAGGTGGGGTACCCGGACACTGTGGAGGTCGTCGAGCAGCGGCTGCGGACTGGGGGCGGATTCATCACCGACAACGCGATTTGGGGCGGGCGAGTGCTCACCGGAGACGACGACCCCGAGACCGCCGCAATCCTCAAGTTCACGCAGATGCTGACGCAGAGCCCGAAATGGGACACCACGCTCCTCCCGATCCGCGACGGGTTGTTGCTGGCGATCAAGCGGTGA
- a CDS encoding (Fe-S)-binding protein yields the protein MKSLSDLTSQCIRCGFCLEACPTFVITGRETESPRGRIYLARSADEGLIAWSDVKQAIDTCLGCRACEPACPSGVKYGQILELAREKIDQGPAVKKLLDGLSDPKTFRRQVALAKLWPGSRLPGLLSRQLTDEPPQARLPKVSTRQQWPELEDATLPDLTGEVYLLEGCAMRVLYPGVHDATRRLLRRVGLMVRETEAGCCGALHAHSGFIDDAKARATKLIEDMPDDLPVIVNSAGCGSAMKEYGELVGDAGSAFSERVFDPTEFLAELGLASTLAKSRGIRARVTYHDACHLAHGQLIKDAPRQLIQAVPQVEFVELHESDMCCGSAGVYNLTQPTYARALLDRKWENVEASRADIVVTGNPGCHSWIEQASDENGARVKVLHTLELLESSFSGLTQ from the coding sequence ATGAAGTCCCTCTCCGACCTGACCAGCCAGTGCATCCGATGCGGGTTCTGCCTTGAGGCGTGCCCGACGTTCGTGATCACCGGGCGCGAGACGGAGTCGCCGCGTGGACGGATCTACCTCGCCCGCAGCGCCGACGAGGGTTTGATCGCATGGAGCGACGTCAAGCAGGCGATCGACACGTGCCTCGGCTGCCGGGCGTGCGAGCCAGCTTGCCCGAGCGGCGTGAAGTACGGCCAGATTCTCGAACTCGCGAGGGAGAAGATCGACCAAGGGCCAGCGGTGAAGAAGCTGCTCGACGGCCTGAGCGACCCGAAGACGTTTCGCAGGCAGGTGGCGCTGGCGAAGCTGTGGCCTGGTAGTCGCCTGCCTGGTCTGCTGAGCCGCCAGTTGACGGACGAACCCCCGCAGGCTCGGCTTCCCAAAGTATCGACCAGGCAGCAGTGGCCCGAGCTTGAGGATGCGACGCTGCCGGACTTGACAGGCGAAGTGTATCTTCTCGAGGGTTGCGCGATGCGCGTGCTGTACCCGGGCGTGCACGACGCAACCCGTCGCCTCCTCAGGCGTGTTGGGCTCATGGTTAGGGAGACAGAAGCAGGTTGCTGCGGCGCGCTGCACGCTCACAGCGGGTTCATCGACGACGCCAAGGCAAGGGCCACCAAGCTGATCGAGGATATGCCGGACGACCTGCCTGTCATCGTCAACTCAGCCGGTTGCGGAAGCGCGATGAAGGAGTACGGCGAGCTGGTCGGTGACGCGGGATCAGCGTTCTCGGAGAGGGTCTTTGACCCTACCGAGTTCTTGGCGGAGCTCGGTCTGGCAAGCACCTTGGCAAAGTCGCGCGGCATACGGGCGAGAGTTACGTACCACGACGCGTGCCACCTCGCCCACGGGCAGCTTATCAAAGACGCGCCGCGCCAACTGATTCAAGCCGTTCCGCAGGTGGAGTTCGTTGAGCTGCACGAGAGCGATATGTGCTGCGGGAGCGCCGGGGTGTACAACCTCACCCAGCCGACGTACGCGCGCGCGCTGCTGGATCGCAAGTGGGAGAACGTCGAGGCTTCGCGCGCTGACATCGTCGTTACCGGCAACCCAGGGTGCCACTCATGGATCGAGCAGGCGAGCGACGAGAACGGCGCCAGGGTCAAGGTGCTGCACACGCTGGAGTTGTTGGAGTCGTCGTTCTCGGGTCTCACGCAATGA